A region from the Desulfomarina profundi genome encodes:
- a CDS encoding GIN domain-containing protein, whose translation MTFFKRVFRLRYGLVLLCLFFLFGFQNINIGVNNQVNTGGIVGGDCIQGNGRMTEEVRHTEPFSEIHVEGVLDVHLSCGDRQHVEITADSNLHSKIITTVKNGRLTVYAKGSVCTQNPMAVKITTRKALRKIAADGSSDLVGLLNSCSSKELSVDLQGACTLKLVGSTQNLELRLQGSSEFDGEAFHAQNVKVITEDATEAKIYVTDTLSGSAGGTSEVQYGGNPPHVQVDTSDIGEVSPL comes from the coding sequence ATGACATTTTTCAAAAGGGTTTTTCGATTGCGGTATGGTTTGGTACTGCTTTGTCTGTTCTTTTTATTTGGATTTCAAAATATTAATATCGGTGTGAATAACCAGGTGAATACAGGTGGTATTGTCGGAGGTGACTGCATCCAGGGAAATGGCAGGATGACAGAAGAGGTGCGCCATACGGAACCTTTCAGTGAAATACATGTTGAAGGTGTTCTCGATGTACACCTTTCCTGCGGTGACAGGCAGCATGTTGAAATAACGGCCGATTCGAATCTTCATTCAAAAATAATTACCACAGTGAAAAACGGTAGATTGACGGTTTACGCGAAGGGTTCCGTCTGTACACAGAATCCGATGGCCGTTAAAATCACAACCAGGAAAGCATTGCGGAAAATAGCAGCTGATGGCAGCAGTGATCTGGTTGGTCTGTTGAATAGCTGTTCTTCAAAAGAATTGTCAGTTGACCTGCAGGGTGCCTGTACCTTGAAGCTTGTCGGTTCCACCCAAAATCTTGAGCTGCGGCTGCAGGGATCATCTGAGTTTGATGGGGAGGCATTTCATGCGCAGAATGTAAAAGTCATCACTGAAGATGCTACTGAGGCAAAGATTTATGTTACCGATACACTCTCCGGCAGTGCCGGTGGTACCAGCGAGGTTCAGTATGGCGGGAATCCACCACATGTGCAGGTTGATACATCAGATATTGGTGAAGTAAGTCCATTATGA